In the genome of Kwoniella shivajii chromosome 5, complete sequence, one region contains:
- a CDS encoding haloacid dehalogenase, type II codes for MENCKALVFDCYGDWEQGSCDNLQPIFTQRTCPEPEKVFATLGAIKARIQAEDKTMLYPAVLKEAYRLVTGELRLRYDEDAAETYALSVGSWPAFPDSKEALSNLKSAGLKLVIHSNVDNQSFEETRKRLEGDWGEFDEVFTAEDIGSYKPDYRNFHHVLEALNDQYEIHPSEVLIVANSKRADIAPGRRLGLKTVWINRPEAILGVKGFEDVKADYEFESMKEFAEELKAVKENI; via the exons ATGGAGAATTGCAA AGCACTGGTGTTCGACTGTTACGGT GATTGGGAACAAGGATCATGCGATAATTTACAACCTATATTTACCCAAAGAACATGTCCTGAGCCAGAAAAAGTATTCGCAACTTTGGGAGCGATAAAAGCTAGGATacaagctgaagataagACTATGCTGTATCCTGCTGT ACTTAAAGAAGCTTATAGGCTTGTGACTGGTGAATTGAGGTTAAGgtatgatgaag ACGCAGCAGAGACGTATGCTCTGTCAGTAGGCTCATGGCCCGCCTTTCCCGATTCCAAAGAAGCTTTATCGAATCTCAAATCAGCAGGCTTGAAACTCGTGATACATAGTAATGTGGACAACCAATCTTTTGAAGA AACGAGAAAAAGGCTTGAAGGTGACTGGGGAGAATTCGACGAGGTCTTTACTGCTGAGGACA TCGGAAGCTATAAACCCGATTACAGGAACTTCCATCACGTCCTCGAAGCTTTAAATGATCAATATGAGATACACCCGAGCGAAGTATTGATAGTAGCTAATTCGAAACGAGCCGATATAGCTCC aggaagaagactGGGTCTCAAAACAGTATGGATTAATCGACCTGAAGCTATACTGGGTGTTAAAGGGTTCGAAGATGTGAAAGCCGATTATGAATTTGAGAGTATGAAGGAGTTCGCAGAAGAGTTGAAAGCTGTCAAAGAGAATATATAA